A single genomic interval of Antarcticibacterium arcticum harbors:
- a CDS encoding Nif3-like dinuclear metal center hexameric protein, translating into MLIAEVIDHLEDLAPVATAEDFDNVGLLVGDPKTKLTGILITLDTLEEVVEEAISKNCNLIVSFHPIIFSGLKKITGRDYVERAVIKAIRNNIAIYAIHTALDNHHLGVNKMICDKLRLKNTKVLIPGKNKINKLITYVPTANAKHLRNKLFEAGAGAIGNYDNCSFNLEGEGSFKPNEDANPAIGAKGEIHFEKETQIGVVFPSHLETRILQTLFKEHPYEEVAYEITTLNNAHQNQGMGMSGELENAMQEIEFLALLKNTFNTGCIRHSALREKTVKKVAVLGGSGSFAIDNAKKAGVDFFITADLKYHDFYKAEGKLVLADIGHYESEQYTKDLIHSYLSKKISNFALILANTKTNPIKYY; encoded by the coding sequence CCCAAAACCAAATTAACTGGTATCCTTATAACCCTTGACACATTGGAGGAAGTTGTGGAGGAAGCAATTTCAAAAAATTGCAATTTGATTGTAAGTTTTCATCCAATCATATTTTCAGGATTAAAAAAGATCACGGGAAGGGATTATGTAGAACGGGCAGTGATAAAGGCCATTCGCAACAATATCGCTATTTACGCCATACATACTGCACTGGACAACCACCATTTGGGGGTAAATAAAATGATATGTGATAAACTCCGGTTAAAGAATACAAAAGTACTTATACCGGGAAAAAATAAGATAAATAAACTTATTACGTACGTCCCAACTGCGAATGCCAAGCACCTTAGAAATAAATTATTTGAAGCAGGGGCCGGGGCCATAGGGAATTATGATAATTGCAGCTTTAACCTCGAGGGGGAAGGAAGTTTCAAACCCAATGAAGATGCGAATCCGGCAATTGGAGCAAAGGGAGAGATCCATTTTGAAAAAGAGACACAAATTGGTGTGGTGTTCCCTTCTCACCTGGAAACAAGGATTCTTCAAACCCTGTTTAAAGAACACCCTTATGAAGAAGTTGCATATGAGATTACCACTTTGAACAATGCACATCAAAATCAAGGAATGGGAATGAGCGGGGAACTTGAGAATGCTATGCAGGAAATCGAATTTCTGGCCCTGCTAAAGAACACCTTTAATACAGGTTGCATTAGACATTCGGCCCTTAGGGAAAAAACAGTAAAAAAAGTTGCAGTATTAGGGGGCAGCGGCAGCTTCGCAATAGATAATGCCAAAAAAGCCGGAGTTGATTTCTTTATAACAGCAGATCTCAAGTACCACGACTTTTACAAAGCCGAGGGAAAGCTGGTATTGGCAGACATTGGGCATTATGAAAGTGAACAATACACAAAAGATTTAATACATTCGTATCTTAGTAAAAAAATTAGTAATTTTGCACTTATTTTAGCGAATACAAAAACCAATCCTATCAAGTATTATTAA